The following coding sequences lie in one Polynucleobacter asymbioticus genomic window:
- a CDS encoding RlmE family RNA methyltransferase: MAKNKFNKSWLQDHLNDPYVKMAQKEGYRARAVYKLSEIDEQDRLIKAGMTIVDLGSAPGSWSQYARNRLTELGKNNPDIESGKPDGTIIAIDILPMEDIADVSFIQGDFREDEGLRALEALLPADAEGKVDLVMSDMAPNLSGVGVADAARMAFLAEIALDFSVQHLKPEGALLIKCFNGSGYSQIVESFKKVFKTVASRKPKASRAKSSEIFLLGRDLKPPK; this comes from the coding sequence GTGGCAAAGAATAAATTTAATAAAAGTTGGTTGCAGGATCACTTAAATGATCCATACGTGAAGATGGCCCAAAAAGAGGGTTATCGTGCACGAGCAGTCTATAAGCTGAGTGAGATAGACGAGCAAGACCGACTCATCAAAGCAGGTATGACTATTGTGGATCTGGGGAGTGCTCCTGGGAGTTGGTCTCAGTACGCCCGTAATCGCCTGACTGAACTTGGTAAAAATAATCCAGATATTGAATCTGGGAAGCCGGATGGAACCATCATTGCAATCGATATCCTGCCAATGGAGGATATTGCCGATGTTTCCTTTATTCAGGGAGACTTTCGTGAGGATGAGGGTTTAAGGGCACTTGAGGCGCTTTTGCCAGCTGATGCAGAAGGAAAGGTCGATCTTGTGATGTCGGATATGGCCCCCAATCTCTCTGGGGTGGGTGTGGCAGATGCTGCTCGCATGGCTTTTCTGGCAGAAATTGCCCTGGATTTTTCAGTCCAGCACCTCAAACCAGAAGGTGCCTTACTCATTAAGTGCTTTAACGGCAGTGGCTACAGTCAAATCGTGGAATCCTTCAAAAAGGTCTTCAAAACCGTGGCCTCCAGAAAGCCCAAAGCCTCTAGAGCGAAGTCCTCGGAAATCTTTTTACTTGGCCGCGACCTCAAACCACCTAAATAA
- the folP gene encoding dihydropteroate synthase, with amino-acid sequence MKQNLPATWRCGRFLFDFSKRQRPVVMGILNATPDSFSDGGKFRTPSDAIAQAERMIADGADMIDIGGESTRPGAEPVSLQEELDRVLPVIEALKDCGVALSIDTYKSETMRQALAAGVDCVNDVWALRQEGAVEAIIESDRVNSDRQCGIVLMHMQRDPQTMQFDPEYQDVIAEVKVFLQERASLLENQGIAKNRIAIDPGFGFGKSLEHNLKMLADFDQFSELGYPVLAGISRKSMLGKLTGRDTNDRVAPSVAAAILAADRGARIIRVHDVQETVDSLKLWEAIQG; translated from the coding sequence ATGAAACAAAATCTGCCCGCAACATGGCGTTGCGGGCGTTTTCTTTTTGACTTTAGCAAACGTCAACGCCCAGTAGTCATGGGTATTCTCAATGCCACACCGGATTCCTTTTCTGACGGTGGCAAGTTCAGAACTCCAAGTGATGCTATTGCGCAAGCAGAGCGCATGATTGCTGATGGTGCAGACATGATTGATATTGGTGGTGAATCTACTCGCCCTGGTGCGGAGCCTGTTTCTCTACAAGAAGAGTTGGATCGCGTCTTGCCGGTGATAGAGGCTTTAAAAGATTGTGGTGTTGCTTTGTCGATTGATACTTATAAATCTGAGACTATGCGTCAAGCCCTTGCGGCTGGCGTCGATTGTGTCAATGATGTTTGGGCATTGCGACAAGAGGGCGCAGTTGAAGCCATCATCGAGAGCGACAGAGTCAATTCAGATAGACAGTGCGGTATTGTCTTGATGCACATGCAACGTGATCCCCAAACCATGCAATTTGATCCTGAGTATCAGGATGTCATAGCTGAGGTCAAAGTATTTCTACAGGAGCGCGCTAGTTTGTTAGAGAACCAAGGCATCGCGAAAAACAGAATTGCGATTGACCCTGGATTTGGCTTTGGTAAAAGTCTGGAGCACAACCTTAAGATGCTCGCTGATTTTGATCAATTCTCGGAATTGGGTTATCCGGTATTGGCAGGCATCTCTCGTAAATCGATGTTGGGAAAATTAACGGGTCGCGATACCAACGACCGTGTGGCGCCCAGTGTTGCGGCTGCCATACTGGCTGCAGATCGCGGTGCTCGCATCATCCGCGTCCACGATGTTCAGGAGACAGTAGACTCCTTAAAACTCTGGGAAGCCATTCAAGGCTAA
- the ftsH gene encoding ATP-dependent zinc metalloprotease FtsH → MNSNMLQKVGVWLIVGLVLFTVFKQFDKPKDQNQVTYSQFMDDAKAGKVKRVDVQGRTLQVTPNDGNKYSIISPGDIWMVGDLMKFGVQVTGKADDEPNMLVSALYYLGPTLLIIGFWFFMMRQMQGGGKGGAFSFGKSKARLIDENSNTVTFADVAGCDEAKEEVFEIVDFLKDPQKFQKLGGRIPHGVLLVGPPGTGKTLLARAIAGEAKVPFFSISGSDFVEMFVGVGASRVRDMFENAKKNSPCIIFIDEIDAVGRHRGAGMGGGNDEREQTLNQMLVEMDGFESNSGVIVVAATNRSDVLDRALLRPGRFDRQVHVGLPDIRGREQILQVHMRKVPIDPDVDAAVLARGTPGFSGADLANLVNESALFAARRNKRAVDMKDFEDAKDKIYMGPERKSAVMREEERRNTAYHESGHAVVAKVLPKADPVHKVTIMPRGMALGVTWQLPEFDRVNLYKDRMMEELAILFGGRAAEEVFLHSMSTGASNDFERATKMARDMVTRYGMSDSLGTMVYVDTESESMFGRTSSKTVSELTQQKVDAEIRALVDSQYALARSILEQNRDKVEAMVAALLEWETIDAEQITDIMEGRPPRAPKPPPATQFGNSAGTPGPAAGAAPATA, encoded by the coding sequence TTGAATAGCAATATGTTGCAAAAAGTCGGTGTGTGGCTCATTGTGGGTTTGGTCTTGTTTACTGTCTTCAAACAGTTTGATAAGCCAAAAGACCAGAATCAAGTCACGTATTCTCAATTCATGGACGATGCCAAAGCTGGCAAAGTAAAACGAGTTGATGTGCAAGGTCGCACTCTGCAAGTGACTCCAAATGACGGCAACAAATATTCCATCATCTCCCCGGGAGATATTTGGATGGTTGGCGATCTCATGAAATTCGGAGTTCAGGTAACTGGTAAAGCGGATGATGAGCCAAATATGTTGGTTTCTGCTTTGTACTATCTCGGACCAACTCTATTGATTATCGGTTTCTGGTTCTTCATGATGCGCCAGATGCAAGGTGGCGGTAAGGGCGGTGCATTCTCCTTCGGCAAATCCAAAGCGCGCTTAATTGATGAGAACAGCAACACAGTTACTTTTGCTGATGTTGCTGGTTGCGATGAAGCAAAAGAAGAAGTCTTTGAGATCGTTGACTTCCTGAAAGATCCACAAAAATTTCAAAAGCTCGGCGGCCGTATTCCGCACGGTGTATTGCTAGTAGGCCCTCCGGGAACTGGTAAGACCTTGTTAGCACGTGCGATTGCGGGTGAAGCAAAAGTTCCGTTCTTCTCCATCTCTGGTTCAGACTTCGTAGAGATGTTTGTTGGTGTCGGCGCATCACGTGTGCGTGACATGTTTGAGAACGCTAAGAAAAATTCTCCTTGCATCATCTTTATTGATGAGATCGATGCAGTTGGTCGTCACCGTGGTGCTGGTATGGGCGGCGGTAATGATGAGCGCGAACAAACTCTCAACCAGATGTTGGTAGAGATGGATGGCTTTGAAAGCAATAGCGGTGTCATCGTGGTTGCGGCAACTAACCGTTCTGATGTGTTGGACCGTGCCTTGCTGCGTCCTGGTCGTTTCGACCGTCAAGTACATGTTGGCTTGCCAGACATACGTGGTCGCGAGCAGATCTTGCAAGTACACATGCGTAAAGTTCCAATTGATCCGGATGTTGACGCAGCGGTTTTAGCGCGTGGCACTCCTGGTTTCTCAGGCGCTGATTTAGCTAACTTAGTTAATGAGTCTGCATTGTTTGCGGCGCGTCGTAATAAGCGTGCTGTCGATATGAAAGACTTTGAAGATGCAAAAGATAAGATCTACATGGGTCCTGAGCGCAAATCAGCAGTCATGCGCGAAGAGGAGCGTCGTAACACGGCGTATCACGAGTCTGGCCATGCTGTAGTTGCTAAGGTATTGCCTAAGGCTGATCCGGTACACAAGGTCACCATCATGCCCCGCGGTATGGCGCTGGGTGTTACCTGGCAGTTACCAGAATTTGATCGTGTGAATTTATATAAAGATCGCATGATGGAAGAGTTAGCAATTTTGTTTGGCGGTCGTGCTGCCGAAGAAGTCTTCTTGCACTCCATGAGTACTGGCGCATCCAATGACTTTGAGCGTGCTACCAAAATGGCGCGTGACATGGTGACGCGTTACGGTATGAGTGATAGCTTGGGTACGATGGTTTATGTCGATACCGAATCAGAAAGCATGTTCGGTCGTACTAGCTCCAAGACGGTTTCTGAGTTGACCCAACAAAAGGTGGATGCAGAGATTCGTGCATTGGTAGATAGTCAATATGCCTTGGCAAGATCCATTCTTGAGCAGAACCGCGACAAGGTAGAAGCCATGGTGGCTGCTTTGCTTGAGTGGGAAACCATTGATGCTGAGCAGATCACTGACATTATGGAAGGTCGCCCGCCACGTGCACCTAAGCCTCCACCAGCAACCCAGTTTGGTAACTCTGCTGGTACGCCAGGTCCTGCTGCAGGCGCTGCGCCAGCGACCGCTTAA
- a CDS encoding DUF4149 domain-containing protein — protein sequence MGAQRLFILISGLWVGSLLAVGYLVAPAIFSTMTDRQAAGMVAGSIFKLEAYLSLIVSISLMVLANLLVNRGLNHFRIIRWLLLAMLLCSIAAAFVLIPWMNTLRDNALLQGMPVMLSPSATLFGRLHGVSSILFMLQSLLGITLVWRLTKR from the coding sequence ATGGGAGCTCAAAGACTCTTCATTTTGATTTCGGGCTTATGGGTTGGAAGTCTGCTCGCTGTGGGCTACTTGGTTGCCCCAGCTATTTTTAGCACCATGACTGATCGTCAGGCTGCTGGCATGGTTGCTGGCAGCATCTTTAAGTTAGAGGCCTATCTGAGCTTGATCGTATCTATCAGCCTGATGGTCTTAGCTAATCTCTTAGTCAATCGTGGACTGAATCATTTCAGAATCATCCGCTGGCTCTTATTGGCCATGCTGCTGTGTTCTATTGCCGCAGCCTTTGTCTTGATCCCTTGGATGAATACCCTTCGCGATAACGCTTTGCTCCAAGGTATGCCGGTCATGCTCTCTCCCTCCGCTACTTTGTTTGGAAGGCTCCATGGCGTCTCCAGCATTCTGTTTATGCTGCAAAGTCTCTTGGGAATTACTTTGGTCTGGCGGCTTACTAAAAGGTAG
- the pstB gene encoding phosphate ABC transporter ATP-binding protein PstB — protein MIDNTNMQAGKEVKNALEVRNLNFFYGSFQGLKDINLDIEEGKVTAFIGPSGCGKSTLLRTLNRMYDLYPGQRAEGEINFYGQNILESGQDLNLLRSRIGMVFQKPTPFPMSIYENIAFGVRLYEKLSRSEMDERVEWALNKAALWNEAKDKLNQSGLSLSGGQQQRLCIARGVAVKPSVILLDEPTSALDPISTGKIEELINELKHEYTIAIVTHNMQQAARVSDYTAYMYLGSLIEYGKTDEIFIKPKRKETEDYITGRFG, from the coding sequence ATGATCGACAATACTAATATGCAAGCAGGTAAAGAAGTCAAAAATGCACTTGAAGTACGCAATTTAAATTTCTTTTATGGATCTTTTCAGGGTCTGAAGGATATCAATTTAGATATCGAAGAGGGTAAGGTTACCGCATTCATCGGACCATCCGGTTGCGGTAAATCTACTTTACTTCGCACCTTAAATCGCATGTATGACCTTTATCCAGGTCAGCGCGCTGAGGGTGAGATTAACTTCTATGGCCAAAATATTTTGGAGTCAGGGCAGGACTTAAACCTACTGCGCTCACGTATTGGTATGGTTTTCCAGAAGCCAACCCCATTCCCAATGTCTATCTACGAGAACATCGCTTTTGGCGTGCGTCTTTATGAAAAGCTTTCTCGCTCTGAAATGGATGAGCGAGTTGAATGGGCTTTGAATAAAGCTGCATTGTGGAATGAAGCCAAGGATAAATTAAATCAAAGCGGCTTGTCTTTGTCCGGTGGTCAGCAGCAGCGCTTATGTATTGCTCGCGGTGTAGCTGTTAAGCCATCTGTGATTTTGCTCGATGAGCCGACCTCTGCCTTGGATCCAATTTCTACGGGTAAGATTGAAGAGCTGATTAATGAGTTAAAGCATGAGTACACGATTGCTATCGTTACTCACAATATGCAGCAGGCAGCCCGTGTATCGGATTACACTGCTTATATGTACCTTGGAAGCCTGATTGAATATGGCAAAACAGATGAAATCTTCATCAAGCCTAAACGTAAAGAAACAGAAGATTACATAACCGGTCGATTCGGTTAA
- the pstS gene encoding phosphate ABC transporter substrate-binding protein PstS produces the protein MNSFLKKALVIGAISVAPVAFAADMTGAGATFPYPIYAKWAEAYKAKTGANMNYQSIGSSGGIKQIKAKTVDFGATDNPVKFDDLEKDGLVQFPAIIGGVVPVINVEGVKPYELKLSPDTLSDIFQGTITNWNDRRVVLNNPGMKMPDLPITVVHRADGSGTTAIFTNYLAKVSQNWKDAVGEGAAVKWPATSSVGGKGNEGVAANVSRVKGAIGYVEYAYAKKNKMTSVSLKNKDGQFVQPDDITFAAAAAGTDWSKIPGMGTFITNASGAKSWPITGASFILIYKNPENKANAAEVIKFFDFAFKDGKKMAEELDYVPMPDVTTDFIRKNVFSKVVTK, from the coding sequence ATGAACTCATTTTTGAAAAAAGCGCTCGTGATCGGCGCGATTTCAGTAGCCCCAGTTGCATTTGCAGCCGATATGACCGGCGCTGGCGCAACATTCCCTTACCCAATCTACGCTAAGTGGGCTGAAGCTTACAAAGCAAAAACAGGCGCCAACATGAATTACCAATCTATTGGTTCTTCAGGCGGTATTAAGCAGATCAAAGCAAAAACTGTTGATTTCGGCGCTACAGACAATCCAGTGAAGTTTGATGATTTAGAAAAAGATGGCCTTGTTCAATTCCCAGCAATTATTGGCGGTGTAGTGCCAGTCATTAACGTGGAAGGTGTCAAGCCATATGAGTTGAAATTATCTCCAGATACTTTGTCTGATATTTTCCAGGGCACTATTACCAACTGGAATGACAGACGTGTTGTGTTGAACAACCCTGGTATGAAGATGCCTGATTTGCCAATCACCGTAGTTCACCGCGCTGATGGTTCTGGAACTACAGCAATTTTTACCAATTACTTGGCTAAAGTAAGTCAGAACTGGAAAGATGCTGTTGGTGAAGGTGCAGCAGTTAAATGGCCTGCAACGTCATCCGTTGGTGGTAAAGGTAATGAGGGTGTAGCGGCAAACGTATCACGCGTTAAAGGTGCCATTGGTTATGTTGAGTATGCTTATGCCAAGAAAAACAAAATGACTAGTGTTTCTTTGAAGAATAAAGATGGTCAATTTGTTCAGCCTGATGACATCACCTTTGCTGCCGCGGCTGCTGGTACAGATTGGTCTAAGATTCCAGGTATGGGTACATTCATTACCAATGCTTCTGGCGCTAAATCATGGCCAATCACTGGCGCATCCTTCATCTTGATCTACAAGAATCCAGAGAACAAGGCTAATGCTGCTGAAGTAATTAAGTTCTTTGATTTTGCTTTCAAAGATGGCAAGAAAATGGCGGAAGAGTTGGACTACGTTCCAATGCCTGACGTTACAACAGACTTCATCCGTAAGAATGTATTTTCTAAGGTTGTCACTAAGTAA
- the glmM gene encoding phosphoglucosamine mutase produces MKKQYFGTDGIRGEVGQFPIVPEFITRLGYAAGKVLSKNTKQGERCKVLIGKDTRVSGYLLEAALEAGFAAAGVDVMLCGPMPTPGVAYLTKALRLSAGVVISASHNPYQDNGIKFFSAEGGKLTDEFELAIEAELEKPMGCVSSKELGKAFRIDDAAGRYIEFCKSTFPGELNLKGMKLVVDCAHGAAYHIAPHVFHELGAEVISIGVQPDGRNINDGFGATAPAALIAKVKETKADLGIALDGDADRLQMVDASGRLFNGDELLYVLAKDRIERGQAIGGVVGTLMTNLAVENAIKTLGIGFERANVGDRYVLELLKRKGWIIGGEGSGHLLCLDQHSTGDGTIAALQVLAAMSQTKKSLAQLLDSVKIFPQVLLNIKFKSGYDWKADANLKSKINQVETDLNGTGRVLIRASGTEPVLRVMVEAQDGDLAMSSAKSIADQVPTSK; encoded by the coding sequence ATGAAAAAACAATACTTTGGTACTGATGGCATCCGCGGTGAAGTGGGGCAATTTCCGATTGTTCCGGAGTTTATTACTCGCCTAGGTTACGCGGCTGGCAAAGTATTGAGCAAAAATACAAAGCAGGGTGAGCGCTGTAAAGTACTCATTGGTAAAGATACCCGGGTATCAGGTTATTTATTGGAAGCCGCCTTAGAAGCCGGCTTTGCTGCTGCCGGTGTAGATGTCATGCTGTGCGGCCCAATGCCAACCCCTGGCGTTGCCTACCTTACCAAGGCATTGCGTTTATCTGCAGGCGTGGTGATTTCTGCATCACACAACCCTTATCAAGATAACGGCATCAAATTCTTCTCCGCTGAGGGCGGTAAGTTAACTGATGAGTTTGAATTAGCAATTGAAGCTGAGCTTGAAAAGCCGATGGGCTGCGTTAGTTCAAAAGAATTGGGTAAAGCATTTCGTATCGATGATGCCGCTGGTCGTTATATTGAATTTTGTAAATCCACTTTTCCTGGCGAGCTTAATCTCAAGGGAATGAAGTTGGTAGTTGATTGCGCGCATGGCGCTGCATATCACATTGCACCGCATGTCTTTCATGAGCTCGGGGCAGAAGTCATTTCTATTGGTGTTCAGCCTGACGGCCGTAACATTAACGACGGCTTTGGTGCAACAGCGCCAGCAGCATTGATTGCTAAAGTTAAAGAAACTAAAGCAGATCTCGGTATTGCTTTAGATGGCGATGCAGACCGCCTGCAAATGGTCGATGCCTCTGGCAGATTATTTAATGGTGATGAGCTTTTATATGTACTCGCAAAAGATCGCATCGAGCGTGGTCAAGCGATTGGTGGAGTGGTGGGCACCTTAATGACCAATCTTGCCGTAGAGAACGCCATTAAGACATTGGGTATTGGATTTGAGCGAGCCAATGTGGGCGATCGTTATGTCTTGGAGTTACTCAAGCGAAAAGGCTGGATTATTGGTGGCGAAGGGTCAGGCCATTTACTTTGCTTAGATCAGCATTCCACCGGAGACGGCACTATTGCTGCATTACAGGTGCTGGCGGCTATGAGCCAGACTAAGAAGAGTTTGGCCCAGCTTCTAGACTCCGTCAAAATATTTCCCCAAGTGCTTTTGAATATCAAGTTCAAGTCCGGCTATGACTGGAAGGCGGATGCCAATCTCAAATCCAAGATAAACCAGGTAGAGACCGATCTCAATGGAACGGGTAGGGTGCTGATTCGTGCCTCAGGCACAGAACCCGTTCTGCGGGTCATGGTGGAGGCTCAAGATGGCGACCTCGCCATGAGCTCGGCTAAGAGCATTGCTGATCAGGTGCCTACATCTAAGTAA
- the greA gene encoding transcription elongation factor GreA, whose translation MNTIPITKRGAELLKEELHRLKHVERPSVINAISEARAQGDLSENAEYDAAKEKQGFIEGRIQELEGKLSAAQIIDPATLDVNGRVVFGATVDLEDLEDGTKLTYQIVGDDEADIAVNKISISSPIARALISKEEGDVVAVQAPGGNREVEILAVRYI comes from the coding sequence ATGAACACAATCCCGATTACTAAGCGTGGCGCAGAGCTCCTCAAAGAGGAGTTGCATCGCTTAAAGCATGTCGAGCGCCCATCAGTAATTAATGCAATCTCTGAGGCACGTGCACAAGGCGATCTTTCTGAGAATGCTGAGTACGATGCCGCTAAGGAGAAGCAAGGATTTATCGAAGGTCGTATTCAAGAGCTTGAAGGCAAGCTGTCCGCAGCGCAAATCATTGACCCAGCCACTTTGGATGTGAACGGTCGGGTGGTGTTTGGTGCGACTGTAGATCTTGAAGATTTAGAAGATGGCACCAAGCTCACTTACCAGATCGTTGGCGATGATGAGGCGGATATTGCCGTGAATAAGATCTCGATTAGCTCGCCGATTGCCCGCGCTTTGATCAGCAAAGAAGAGGGCGACGTTGTTGCCGTTCAGGCTCCCGGCGGTAATCGTGAAGTAGAAATTCTCGCGGTTCGTTACATCTAA
- a CDS encoding YhbY family RNA-binding protein: MTALTITPAQRKSLKADAHGLSPVVMIGGDGLTPAVIKEAKLAISHHGLIKVRVFGDDRDARIAIYEELCDKLGAAPVQHIGKLLVLWKPIDIVDAALSNLGRSSKQTKKSLQAPRTKRQPNRVVAKAGVRTSTSERSDRRSAASKSPFERAAAVKSAAPKKRVLRADAAESKIGWSSPGYRKAIAAPAPIKKRKVRMSSTKKKSLGS; encoded by the coding sequence ATGACTGCACTTACTATTACCCCCGCACAACGTAAATCCCTCAAAGCTGATGCCCATGGACTGAGTCCAGTTGTCATGATCGGCGGCGACGGCCTGACCCCTGCGGTCATCAAAGAAGCTAAGTTGGCTATTTCTCATCACGGCTTGATCAAAGTTCGCGTATTTGGCGATGATCGTGATGCCCGTATTGCCATCTATGAAGAGCTTTGCGACAAACTGGGCGCAGCGCCAGTTCAGCACATCGGCAAGTTACTTGTACTTTGGAAGCCAATCGATATTGTGGATGCTGCCCTCTCCAACTTAGGAAGATCCAGCAAGCAAACCAAGAAATCATTGCAAGCACCTCGCACGAAGCGTCAACCGAATCGTGTGGTGGCAAAAGCCGGTGTTCGCACCAGCACTTCTGAAAGATCGGATCGACGCTCTGCTGCTAGCAAGTCACCATTTGAAAGAGCAGCTGCAGTCAAAAGCGCCGCCCCAAAGAAGCGCGTTCTGCGTGCTGATGCTGCCGAGTCTAAGATTGGCTGGTCATCGCCTGGCTACCGCAAGGCAATAGCAGCGCCTGCGCCAATTAAGAAACGTAAGGTACGCATGAGCAGCACGAAGAAGAAATCATTAGGTTCTTGA
- the pstC gene encoding phosphate ABC transporter permease subunit PstC — MIESTQSHSAPTPQALRIAKLQRIQDFLFHAITQFFALSVLIALIGIIISLIINAWPALDKFGIGFFFTKEWDIVNGEFGGLIAIYGTIVTSLIALLIAVPLSFGIAVFLTELCPGPLRRPLGTAVELLAAVPSIIYGMFGLFIFAPLFADYIQPALAATLGQVPGLGILFSGAFNGIGILCAGLILAMMILPFIASVMRDVFEIVPPVLKESAYGIGCTTWEVVKNVVLPYTKAGVIGGIMLGLGRALGETMAVTFVIGNAHRLSASLFAPGNSIASTLANEFGEAELGPHYSSLFALGLALFMITFIVLAIAKWMLMNMEKKQGLKT, encoded by the coding sequence ATGATTGAATCGACCCAGTCTCACTCAGCACCGACGCCTCAAGCACTCCGAATTGCTAAGTTGCAACGTATTCAAGATTTTCTGTTTCATGCGATTACTCAATTTTTTGCTTTATCGGTACTGATTGCTTTGATCGGAATCATCATTTCACTCATTATTAATGCTTGGCCAGCTCTTGATAAATTTGGTATTGGATTTTTCTTCACCAAAGAGTGGGATATCGTTAACGGTGAGTTTGGTGGCTTAATTGCCATCTACGGCACTATCGTAACCTCTCTGATTGCCTTATTAATAGCTGTGCCATTAAGTTTTGGAATCGCTGTATTTTTGACAGAGTTATGTCCAGGCCCATTGCGTAGGCCTTTGGGTACCGCAGTTGAATTACTTGCTGCAGTGCCATCAATTATTTACGGTATGTTTGGCTTGTTTATTTTTGCCCCTCTATTTGCGGACTATATTCAGCCGGCCCTGGCTGCCACTCTTGGACAAGTTCCAGGTTTAGGAATTTTATTCTCTGGCGCTTTTAACGGCATCGGTATCTTGTGCGCTGGATTAATTTTGGCGATGATGATTTTGCCATTTATTGCCTCTGTAATGCGTGATGTATTTGAAATCGTTCCACCAGTTTTAAAAGAGTCTGCCTACGGAATTGGGTGCACTACTTGGGAAGTGGTTAAGAATGTTGTTCTCCCTTACACCAAAGCGGGTGTTATTGGCGGGATCATGCTGGGTTTAGGTAGAGCACTCGGTGAGACTATGGCTGTGACATTTGTGATTGGTAATGCCCATCGTTTATCTGCATCACTTTTTGCCCCAGGGAATTCCATTGCTTCAACGCTTGCAAATGAGTTTGGCGAAGCTGAGCTAGGACCCCATTACTCCTCTTTATTTGCTCTAGGTCTTGCGCTATTTATGATTACATTCATTGTGCTGGCTATTGCGAAGTGGATGTTAATGAATATGGAGAAAAAACAGGGATTGAAAACATGA
- the pstA gene encoding phosphate ABC transporter permease PstA: MNGLSNIDPAIFAKRKRANKIGLVLSTGAMVLGMAFLLWILSILFIKGFSSINFDVFTQSTPAPGSEGGGLANAILGSLMIVASCTLISTPIGVLAGLYLSEYGDRSKVASITRFVTDIMLSAPSIVIGLFVYAIVVAQVRHFSGWAGTIALALIAIPVVVRTTENMLRLVPGSLREAAYALGTPKWKVAFMITLRAAQSGVITGILLALARVSGETAPLLFTALNNQFFSTNMNAPMANLPVVIFQFAMSPYDNWVDLAWAAALLITFAVLGLNILARVVFREKVQS, translated from the coding sequence ATGAACGGCTTATCGAATATTGACCCTGCGATTTTTGCTAAACGAAAGCGTGCAAATAAAATTGGTTTAGTGCTTTCTACTGGTGCCATGGTTTTAGGTATGGCATTTCTATTGTGGATTTTGAGTATTCTCTTTATTAAGGGATTTTCCTCAATCAATTTTGATGTGTTTACACAAAGCACACCTGCCCCTGGATCTGAGGGTGGTGGTTTGGCAAACGCAATTCTTGGAAGTCTCATGATTGTCGCCAGCTGCACCTTGATCAGCACTCCAATCGGTGTATTAGCAGGTTTATATCTTTCTGAGTATGGCGATAGAAGTAAGGTAGCCTCGATTACGCGTTTTGTGACAGATATCATGCTATCTGCACCATCAATTGTGATTGGACTATTTGTATACGCGATTGTGGTCGCACAAGTTCGGCACTTTTCCGGTTGGGCTGGCACAATTGCATTGGCTTTAATTGCTATTCCAGTAGTAGTACGTACGACTGAGAATATGTTGCGTTTAGTTCCAGGCAGCTTGCGCGAAGCTGCATATGCTTTGGGTACTCCGAAGTGGAAGGTGGCCTTCATGATTACCTTGCGTGCAGCTCAAAGTGGGGTGATCACCGGTATTCTGCTCGCGCTCGCACGTGTTAGTGGAGAAACCGCACCGTTGCTCTTTACTGCTTTGAATAACCAGTTTTTCTCTACCAATATGAATGCCCCGATGGCGAACTTACCAGTGGTCATTTTCCAGTTTGCAATGAGCCCATATGACAACTGGGTTGACCTCGCTTGGGCCGCCGCTTTGCTAATTACATTTGCAGTGCTTGGATTAAATATCCTCGCCCGTGTTGTCTTCCGTGAAAAAGTGCAAAGTTAA